Proteins found in one Spirochaetota bacterium genomic segment:
- the glpK gene encoding glycerol kinase GlpK has protein sequence MDYFLALDAGTTSSRSILFDSKGDIVAIDQIEFNQIFPQKGWVEHNPEEIWETQLRTIKRVIQKANIKPEQIVSIGITNQRETTVLWDRDSGNPVYNAIVWQCRRTTPLCQKIKQENYDKIIFQKTGLVVDPYFSATKIKWIIDNVDKAKKLLKEKKLCFGTIDSWLLYKLTGGQSHKTDHSNASRTMLFNIETCKWDNELINYFELDPSILPEAIDSNSYFGKLDKSLIGVEIPITGILGDQQAALFGQTCFSECEAKMTYGTGGFILFNIGKEIYHSKNKLLTTIAWTINGDTFRALEGSIFIAGAAIQWLRDNLQIIPNSPSSELAANAVPDNGGIYFVPAFTGLGAPYWDPEAKGAIFGITRDTTKEHIVRAALEGIVFSTKDVVEAIEKDSNKKLISLKVDGGAAKNNFLLHFLADILNVEIIRPKITETTALGAALISALGCGYFKSFDELKKIYKVEKIFKPNMNEEKRNNLYYHWKKAIDKIRNF, from the coding sequence ATGGATTATTTTCTAGCTCTTGATGCTGGAACTACATCATCAAGATCAATACTATTCGATTCAAAAGGAGATATTGTAGCAATTGATCAAATAGAATTCAACCAAATATTCCCCCAAAAAGGTTGGGTTGAACATAATCCTGAAGAAATTTGGGAAACTCAACTTAGAACAATAAAAAGAGTAATTCAGAAAGCAAATATAAAACCTGAACAAATTGTTTCTATTGGTATCACAAATCAAAGAGAAACAACTGTATTATGGGATAGAGATAGTGGAAATCCTGTTTACAATGCTATTGTTTGGCAATGTAGAAGGACAACTCCGTTATGCCAAAAAATTAAACAAGAAAATTATGATAAAATAATTTTTCAAAAAACTGGACTTGTTGTTGATCCATATTTTAGTGCCACAAAAATTAAATGGATAATAGACAATGTTGATAAAGCTAAAAAACTATTAAAAGAAAAAAAGCTTTGTTTTGGAACAATTGATTCTTGGTTACTTTACAAACTTACAGGAGGACAATCTCACAAAACTGATCATTCAAATGCATCAAGAACAATGTTATTTAATATTGAAACTTGTAAGTGGGATAATGAATTAATTAATTATTTTGAACTAGATCCTTCAATTTTACCTGAAGCTATTGATTCAAATTCATATTTTGGAAAACTTGATAAATCTCTAATAGGTGTAGAAATTCCAATTACTGGCATACTTGGTGATCAACAAGCAGCTCTTTTTGGACAAACATGTTTCTCAGAATGTGAAGCTAAAATGACTTACGGAACAGGTGGTTTTATATTGTTTAATATAGGAAAAGAAATTTATCATTCAAAAAATAAACTATTAACTACAATAGCCTGGACAATTAATGGAGACACCTTTAGAGCTCTAGAAGGATCGATTTTTATAGCTGGTGCTGCAATTCAATGGTTAAGAGATAATTTACAAATTATACCAAACTCTCCCTCTTCTGAACTTGCTGCAAATGCTGTTCCTGATAATGGTGGTATATATTTTGTACCTGCTTTTACAGGACTGGGAGCTCCATATTGGGATCCTGAAGCAAAAGGTGCTATTTTTGGAATAACAAGGGATACCACAAAAGAACATATTGTTAGAGCTGCACTTGAAGGAATAGTATTTTCAACTAAAGATGTTGTAGAGGCCATAGAAAAAGATTCAAATAAAAAATTAATTTCATTAAAAGTTGATGGTGGTGCTGCAAAAAATAATTTTCTTTTACATTTCCTTGCAGATATATTAAATGTTGAAATAATAAGACCAAAAATAACTGAAACAACTGCTCTTGGTGCTGCTCTTATATCAGCTCTCGGATGTGGTTATTTTAAATCCTTTGATGAACTCAAAAAAATATATAAGGTTGAAAAAATATTTAAACCTAATATGAATGAAGAAAAAAGAAATAATCTATATTACCATTGGAAAAAGGCTATAGATAAAATAAGAAATTTTTAA
- a CDS encoding HD domain-containing protein has translation MKYKDEYIIKNLKTIFNKYRLYFIGLSALEFFYHKNTFNYFIISDIDIVELYKNQDSVYKLDFEPFDYAIKFNDIFVYLRIYKYNSLDDKIYLQNFYKHINHPLLLPFFYDLHQDILYDFYSFGAMYKGNKIYEKIILDFDDDYKIYSLFYFNRFALLNDIKKDDESFKKNINVYFKDIEKYKNYIFNCYTRSGFINKFAFIYFILIDRFNYYLLRLLDSLFILKEVFPDLYKLKEVYHNKENHPEGDAFEHSLRTLRYLRSNDFVLNFSVLFHDIGKYEVKDIKYRDGERDWKFPYHSKVGVNKALNIIANWKKYLYFYEKLEERITYLIGNHMIISYIDKLDDKEVSKIINNNDINNLVKLYKSDLLSSMSELTNYKKIVSFLKRKGLSI, from the coding sequence ATGAAATATAAAGATGAATATATTATTAAGAACCTAAAAACAATATTTAATAAATATAGGCTTTATTTTATTGGATTATCAGCTTTAGAATTTTTCTATCATAAAAATACTTTTAATTATTTTATAATTTCTGATATTGATATTGTTGAACTATATAAGAACCAAGATTCTGTTTATAAATTAGATTTTGAACCATTTGATTATGCTATAAAATTTAATGATATTTTTGTTTATTTGAGAATATATAAATATAATTCTTTAGATGATAAAATATATCTTCAAAATTTTTATAAACATATAAATCATCCACTTCTTTTGCCTTTTTTTTATGATTTACACCAGGATATTCTATATGATTTTTATTCATTTGGCGCAATGTATAAGGGAAATAAAATCTATGAAAAAATTATTTTAGATTTTGATGATGATTATAAAATTTATTCTTTGTTTTATTTTAATAGGTTTGCTTTATTAAATGATATAAAAAAAGATGATGAAAGTTTTAAAAAAAACATAAATGTTTACTTCAAAGATATTGAAAAATATAAAAATTATATATTTAATTGCTATACAAGATCTGGATTTATTAATAAGTTTGCTTTTATTTATTTTATTCTTATAGATAGATTTAATTATTATTTATTAAGATTATTGGATAGTTTATTTATATTGAAAGAAGTATTTCCTGATTTATATAAACTTAAAGAGGTATATCATAACAAAGAAAATCATCCAGAGGGAGATGCTTTTGAACATTCTTTAAGAACATTAAGATATCTTAGATCAAATGATTTTGTATTAAATTTTTCAGTTCTTTTTCATGATATTGGTAAATATGAAGTTAAAGATATTAAATATAGGGATGGGGAAAGAGATTGGAAATTTCCATATCATTCTAAAGTAGGGGTTAATAAAGCTTTGAATATAATCGCTAATTGGAAAAAATATTTATATTTTTATGAAAAGTTGGAAGAAAGAATTACCTATCTTATAGGAAACCATATGATTATTTCATATATAGACAAATTAGATGATAAGGAAGTAAGTAAAATTATAAATAATAATGATATTAATAATCTTGTTAAACTTTATAAATCAGATCTTCTTTCATCTATGTCGGAGTTAACAAATTATAAGAAAATAGTCTCTTTCTTAAAAAGAAAAGGATTAAGTATTTAA
- a CDS encoding ABC transporter ATP-binding protein/permease, with product MEIKKSSMAKAEDIISNKEASKFLWGYIKRNFLQMIFGILVLVVVDLLQLIIPKYVKESLDLLSMEYFSEKLILIIFIKIMILSFLMAFLRVFWRLGIIGASRKIEKQVREDMFLKVQSLSFNYFNKTKTGDLMALMINDVNAIRMATGPSFIALTDALFMGTMSLIFMFALSVKITILSIIPLGFIAIISAIISPRLRTFFSQVQESFSSISMITQEVFSGIRVVKGFNQEKDELINFEKRCDDYVSKNLKLVKIWGIFFPIVIFLSSSSISLLYLFGGRGVMIGEISLGTLVAMTMYLGQFVWPMMAIGWLINMFQRGIASSKRILVLLKEVPEISDNEKTDFKIDKIEGDILIKDLTFSYNGEKEVLKGINLHIKKGNSLGIMGRPGSGKSTLISILFHLFNVEDGKVFIDGYDINKIPIKTLRKSIGYVPQDSFLFSDSIKNNITFGIEDDKVDFEIVEKYGKIASIHKDIINFPAGYETIVGERGITLSGGQKQRIAIARALIINPSILILDDALSSVDANTEREILNNLKEEIRKRTSIIIAHRVSTVKDCDEIIILDEGKIIERGTHEELLKLDGYYAKLYELQKLEEIVFEKE from the coding sequence ATGGAAATTAAAAAAAGTTCTATGGCCAAAGCTGAAGATATAATTTCTAATAAAGAAGCTTCAAAATTTTTATGGGGATATATCAAGAGAAATTTTTTACAAATGATTTTTGGAATTTTAGTTTTAGTTGTTGTTGATTTATTGCAACTAATAATACCTAAATATGTAAAAGAGTCTCTTGATTTATTGTCAATGGAATATTTTAGTGAAAAATTAATATTAATAATTTTTATTAAAATTATGATTTTATCATTTTTGATGGCTTTTTTAAGAGTTTTCTGGAGACTTGGAATTATAGGGGCTTCAAGGAAAATAGAAAAGCAGGTTAGAGAAGATATGTTTTTAAAAGTACAAAGTTTGTCTTTTAATTATTTTAATAAAACTAAAACTGGGGATTTAATGGCATTAATGATTAATGATGTTAATGCTATAAGAATGGCTACAGGGCCCTCATTTATAGCCCTTACTGATGCTTTGTTTATGGGGACTATGTCTCTTATCTTTATGTTTGCTTTATCTGTTAAAATTACTATTCTTTCAATAATACCTCTAGGTTTTATTGCTATTATTTCTGCAATAATATCTCCTCGTTTAAGGACATTTTTTTCTCAAGTTCAAGAATCATTTTCTTCAATTTCAATGATAACTCAAGAAGTTTTTTCAGGGATAAGAGTTGTTAAAGGTTTTAATCAAGAAAAGGATGAATTAATAAATTTTGAAAAGCGTTGTGATGATTATGTTTCAAAAAATCTTAAGTTAGTTAAAATTTGGGGTATTTTTTTTCCAATAGTTATTTTTCTTTCTTCTTCTTCCATTTCATTACTTTACCTTTTTGGTGGTAGAGGTGTTATGATTGGTGAGATATCTCTTGGTACTCTTGTTGCTATGACCATGTATTTAGGACAATTTGTATGGCCAATGATGGCTATAGGTTGGCTTATTAATATGTTTCAAAGAGGTATTGCCTCATCTAAAAGAATACTTGTTCTTTTAAAAGAGGTACCTGAAATAAGTGATAATGAAAAAACAGATTTTAAAATAGATAAAATAGAAGGTGATATTTTGATAAAAGATTTAACTTTTTCTTATAATGGGGAGAAGGAAGTTTTAAAAGGTATAAATTTACATATAAAAAAAGGTAATTCATTAGGCATTATGGGTAGGCCAGGTTCTGGAAAATCAACTTTGATATCAATTTTATTCCATCTTTTTAATGTTGAAGATGGAAAAGTTTTTATAGATGGTTATGATATTAATAAAATCCCAATAAAAACATTACGAAAATCCATTGGTTATGTTCCTCAAGACTCTTTTTTATTTTCAGATTCTATTAAAAATAATATAACTTTTGGAATCGAAGATGATAAAGTAGACTTTGAAATTGTTGAAAAATATGGGAAAATAGCTTCTATTCATAAAGATATTATTAATTTTCCAGCAGGATATGAGACTATTGTTGGAGAAAGGGGTATAACATTATCTGGGGGACAGAAACAGAGAATAGCTATTGCTAGAGCACTTATAATAAATCCATCAATTTTAATTTTAGATGATGCATTATCTTCTGTGGATGCTAATACTGAAAGAGAAATTCTAAATAACTTAAAAGAGGAAATTAGAAAAAGAACATCTATAATAATAGCTCATAGAGTTTCTACTGTTAAAGATTGTGATGAAATTATAATATTGGATGAAGGGAAAATAATTGAAAGAGGAACTCACGAAGAATTATTAAAACTTGATGGTTATTATGCTAAATTATATGAACTTCAAAAACTTGAAGAAATTGTTTTCGAAAAGGAATAA
- a CDS encoding ABC transporter ATP-binding protein/permease has translation MDFYHEEDKNEGKLYSKEVYSLLFKYIFKYKKYFILSILFVFIISGVTVVTPYISKIIVDRYISKTGKIINKDIFYKLETDDFYRKQLKKGIKLSNEYIFILNSDLKYFSKKKMEFYTENNAILNKDFLLIELDKNKIDKKIIEKLDSLVLEDKANKFGISFYTIDSKYFNNFTFNELVIIRSKDFKNVILYSLLIILLLFIQFFITYIQIIFLMKLSQYSMRDLREDLFKHITSLEISFFDRNPIGKIVNRVTNDIETLNELFSNVLVTLFQDILMMGGIAIVMFFTDIYLASIIAISFPFIVILTIYFRYAAREAYRKIRTKISQLNAFLNETITGIRIIQIFVQEIKNYKKFMKNNNELYKANIEQLYVYATFRPLIGFLRWFALGSLIYFGAKGILQNRVSYGLIIMFVAYIESFFSPVQDFAEKFDIMQSANAAGEKILSILNTNFMNEFKEEEKLKDYEKKYIKLTYNADDLYRFKGHIIFDNVWFSYTGDDNWVLRGVSFEVKPQESLAIVGETGAGKTTITNILNKFYKIQKGKILIDGKDINDIPHSILRRNISIVMQDVFLFSRTIRENIVLNKEFNEEYYKLVKKLTFIDDFINNLRDKDDEEVMERGATFSAGEKQLLSFARALYFNPSILILDEATSNIDTHTEKLIQEAIKNLMKGRTTIAIAHRLSTIRDSKNIIVLDRGKIVEQGNHDELLKNKGIYYNLYKLQFSKI, from the coding sequence ATGGATTTTTATCATGAAGAAGATAAAAATGAAGGCAAGCTCTATTCTAAAGAAGTATATTCTCTGTTATTCAAATATATTTTTAAATATAAAAAATATTTTATTCTTTCAATTTTATTTGTTTTTATAATAAGTGGTGTAACTGTTGTGACACCTTATATTTCTAAGATAATTGTTGATAGGTATATTTCTAAAACAGGAAAGATTATAAATAAAGATATTTTTTATAAACTTGAAACAGATGATTTTTATAGAAAACAACTAAAGAAAGGGATTAAACTTAGCAATGAATACATTTTTATACTTAATTCTGATTTAAAGTATTTTTCTAAAAAGAAAATGGAGTTTTATACTGAAAATAATGCAATTTTGAATAAAGATTTTTTATTAATTGAGTTAGATAAAAATAAAATTGATAAAAAAATTATTGAAAAATTAGATAGTTTAGTTCTAGAAGATAAAGCCAATAAATTTGGTATTAGTTTTTATACTATAGATTCAAAATATTTTAATAATTTTACTTTTAATGAGCTTGTAATAATTAGAAGTAAAGATTTTAAAAATGTTATCCTCTATTCTCTATTAATAATATTATTATTGTTTATACAATTTTTTATTACTTATATTCAAATAATATTTTTAATGAAACTATCTCAATATTCTATGAGAGATTTGAGAGAAGACCTTTTCAAGCATATTACTTCACTTGAAATTTCTTTTTTTGATAGAAATCCTATTGGTAAAATTGTAAATAGAGTAACTAATGATATAGAAACATTAAATGAGTTGTTTTCAAATGTATTAGTAACCCTTTTTCAAGATATTTTAATGATGGGGGGAATTGCTATAGTGATGTTTTTTACTGATATTTATCTGGCATCAATAATAGCTATATCATTTCCTTTTATTGTAATTTTAACTATATATTTTAGATATGCAGCAAGGGAAGCATATAGAAAGATAAGAACTAAAATATCACAATTAAATGCTTTCTTAAATGAAACAATTACTGGAATAAGAATTATTCAGATATTTGTACAAGAGATAAAAAATTATAAAAAATTTATGAAAAACAATAATGAACTTTATAAAGCAAATATAGAACAACTATATGTTTACGCTACATTTAGACCATTAATAGGATTTTTAAGATGGTTTGCTTTGGGAAGTTTAATCTATTTTGGAGCGAAAGGTATACTGCAAAATAGAGTGTCTTATGGATTAATTATAATGTTTGTTGCTTATATTGAATCATTTTTTTCTCCAGTTCAAGATTTTGCAGAAAAATTTGATATAATGCAATCTGCTAATGCAGCAGGAGAAAAAATACTTTCTATATTAAATACAAATTTTATGAATGAATTTAAAGAAGAAGAAAAACTTAAAGATTATGAAAAAAAATATATTAAATTAACTTATAATGCTGATGATTTATATAGATTTAAAGGACACATAATTTTTGATAATGTATGGTTTTCTTATACAGGCGATGATAATTGGGTTTTAAGAGGTGTTTCTTTCGAAGTAAAACCACAAGAATCACTTGCAATAGTTGGAGAAACTGGTGCTGGTAAAACTACTATTACAAATATTCTAAATAAATTTTATAAGATTCAAAAAGGGAAAATATTAATAGATGGGAAAGATATAAATGATATACCTCATTCTATTCTGAGAAGAAATATTTCAATTGTTATGCAAGATGTTTTTCTTTTTTCAAGGACTATTAGAGAAAACATTGTATTAAATAAAGAATTTAATGAGGAATACTATAAACTTGTTAAAAAGTTAACTTTTATAGATGATTTTATAAATAATTTGAGAGATAAAGATGATGAAGAAGTTATGGAAAGGGGGGCAACTTTTTCAGCGGGTGAAAAGCAACTTCTTTCTTTTGCTCGAGCTCTATATTTTAATCCTTCTATACTTATCCTTGATGAAGCTACCTCAAATATAGATACCCATACTGAAAAACTTATTCAAGAAGCTATAAAAAACCTTATGAAAGGAAGAACAACAATTGCTATAGCACATAGATTGTCAACAATAAGAGATTCCAAAAATATTATTGTTCTAGATAGAGGGAAGATTGTTGAACAGGGAAACCATGACGAACTTTTAAAAAACAAAGGTATTTATTATAATTTATATAAATTACAATTTTCAAAAATATAA
- a CDS encoding ABC transporter substrate-binding protein, giving the protein MKKFIPFLIVFAVMISILFTFGQAAKKGPIVDTILVDVRMQEDVGMKDAAEGKTDIFFWGVQGRTYKALPDDVKAKLDVYRIPSGSWSININSYPHKAPYVANVGGKDQFNPFAIQKVRFALNWLINRKYIIDEILGGDGQPMFTMATPGQPGTYRYGLIAAKLGMTATGNEKKAIEDINAALTEASNLPELKGKLVKKDNFWYFNNEPVTVKFLIRVDDPNGRLRSGRYIADQIEKAGIKVERLEWDRKKAISTSYYTDPKEMQWHLYTEGWGAGSTRKWWEGTIAQMYAPWYGYMPGGADPAKWNYEQKEIDDLTKKLVNGQFLTEQEYWDMALKAVELGLKEAMRIYICSQEQYYVVNKDRFVDRMAYGVGDGMNHWSLRTADVKPEKDGSKVLRMTEFSAKGALFMSAWDPIGVDGFADVYSRVLMEPMRDFGSFESPYSADMMPWRVQWDLNKLQTKGTIDKDGKLVGQIPVPANAIWYNSKTKKWEPVAKGTNSFATCTYKFVFSKYHNGHQQRLVDVLYAIAFSVEWANKDGDNDKYYDDQYSSQVKPGLDIIKGIVINNDGTITTYYDYNWPMEKARVASAGAFWVPLTPWPIYEAM; this is encoded by the coding sequence ATGAAAAAATTTATTCCTTTTCTGATTGTTTTTGCAGTTATGATTTCTATACTTTTTACTTTTGGACAAGCTGCAAAAAAAGGCCCTATTGTTGATACCATTTTAGTTGATGTAAGAATGCAAGAAGATGTTGGTATGAAGGATGCAGCAGAAGGTAAAACAGACATATTCTTTTGGGGAGTTCAAGGAAGAACTTATAAAGCTTTACCAGATGATGTAAAAGCTAAACTTGATGTTTACAGGATTCCTTCTGGTTCATGGTCTATTAATATTAATTCATATCCACATAAAGCTCCTTACGTTGCAAATGTTGGTGGCAAAGATCAATTTAACCCCTTTGCAATTCAAAAAGTTAGATTTGCATTAAACTGGTTGATTAACAGAAAGTATATTATTGATGAAATTTTAGGTGGTGACGGACAACCAATGTTTACAATGGCTACTCCAGGACAACCAGGAACTTATAGATATGGTTTAATAGCTGCAAAACTTGGTATGACAGCTACAGGAAATGAAAAGAAAGCTATTGAAGATATAAATGCTGCTTTAACAGAAGCTTCAAATTTACCTGAATTAAAAGGTAAACTTGTTAAAAAAGATAACTTTTGGTATTTCAATAATGAACCTGTTACAGTTAAATTTTTGATAAGAGTTGATGATCCAAATGGAAGATTAAGATCAGGAAGATATATAGCAGATCAAATAGAAAAAGCAGGAATTAAAGTAGAAAGACTTGAATGGGATAGAAAAAAAGCTATATCTACTTCTTACTATACTGATCCTAAAGAAATGCAGTGGCATCTCTATACAGAAGGTTGGGGTGCAGGTTCAACAAGAAAATGGTGGGAAGGAACTATTGCTCAGATGTATGCTCCATGGTATGGTTACATGCCAGGTGGTGCTGATCCAGCAAAATGGAATTATGAACAAAAAGAGATTGATGATTTAACTAAAAAACTTGTTAATGGACAATTTTTAACTGAACAAGAATATTGGGATATGGCACTTAAAGCAGTTGAATTAGGATTGAAAGAAGCAATGAGAATATATATTTGTTCACAAGAACAGTATTATGTTGTAAATAAAGATAGATTTGTTGATAGAATGGCTTACGGTGTTGGTGATGGTATGAATCATTGGTCTTTAAGAACAGCTGATGTTAAACCAGAAAAAGATGGTTCTAAAGTTTTAAGAATGACTGAATTTTCAGCAAAAGGTGCTCTATTTATGTCAGCTTGGGACCCAATTGGAGTAGATGGATTTGCAGATGTTTACAGTAGAGTTTTAATGGAGCCAATGAGAGATTTTGGTTCTTTTGAATCTCCATATTCTGCAGATATGATGCCATGGAGAGTTCAATGGGATTTAAATAAACTTCAGACAAAAGGAACAATTGATAAAGATGGCAAACTTGTTGGACAGATTCCAGTTCCAGCTAATGCTATATGGTATAATTCTAAAACAAAAAAATGGGAACCTGTAGCAAAAGGAACAAACTCTTTTGCAACATGTACATATAAATTTGTTTTCTCAAAATATCATAACGGTCATCAACAAAGATTGGTTGATGTTTTATATGCAATAGCTTTCTCTGTTGAATGGGCAAATAAAGATGGTGATAATGATAAATATTATGATGATCAGTATTCGAGTCAAGTTAAACCAGGTCTTGATATTATAAAAGGAATTGTAATTAATAATGATGGAACTATTACAACATATTATGATTACAACTGGCCAATGGAAAAAGCAAGAGTAGCTTCAGCAGGTGCTTTCTGGGTTCCTTTGACTCCATGGCCAATTTATGAAGCAATGG
- a CDS encoding cation:proton antiporter: MTELMLVFVIQVGIIVFAAKIGNLIFEKLKLPGLLGELLIGILIGPYLLGSIPLPISGFENGVFPLNQEFPISKELYGLCTIASIVLLFNVGLETDIKLFLKYSVAGFFIGLGGVLGSFILGILAAYIYKVFILKTSFIFTSPSTLFLGVMSTATSVGITARILSERKKLETPEGVSILSAAVVDDVLGIIFLAIILGVVNSSSNSNKIDWVKISLVGIKAISVWLGATFIGLLLSQKLSKTLKLFKHKVSISIMALGLSLIVAGLFEEAGLALIIGAYVTGISLSNTDISILIREMLQPISEFLIPIFFCVMGMLVNIKEMININVLTFGIIFLILAILGKVIGCGFPSLFFNFNFIGALRIGSGMIPRGEVALIIAGIGIASGFISQEIFGVSIFMTLFTTMIAPILMLKLFLNPKSGYKVNKTEEETYKTTTYQFPNEDITNLVLGYILKMFEEEGFFIHIINQAEEIYNVRKDTSFITIEKEEDRIILSYFNDDDLKLINAIFIEVIANVEKTIKSLQKPIDTKKAIEQFIGSDNIEDKIQNKKFASEYASYFSKLLIIPDLKASTKEEVIRELVDRIILFNPGYDKDLIIKDIIERERSMSTGMQYGIALPHAKTQAVDKLICAVGISKKGIDFNSLDKKPSYIFFMVLSPKGENVSHLKFMAYIASILTAERREKLINAKTIDEIYNIIIE, translated from the coding sequence ATGACAGAGTTAATGTTAGTATTTGTTATTCAGGTCGGAATTATTGTTTTTGCAGCAAAAATCGGGAATTTAATTTTTGAGAAGTTAAAATTACCTGGATTATTAGGAGAATTATTAATTGGCATTTTAATAGGTCCATATTTATTAGGCAGTATTCCTTTACCTATTAGTGGTTTTGAAAATGGAGTTTTTCCATTAAACCAAGAATTCCCAATATCTAAAGAATTATATGGTTTATGTACTATAGCATCAATTGTACTTTTATTTAATGTTGGATTAGAAACTGATATAAAATTATTTTTAAAATATTCAGTTGCTGGGTTTTTTATTGGTCTTGGGGGTGTTTTAGGCTCATTTATTTTGGGTATATTAGCAGCATATATATATAAAGTATTTATATTAAAAACATCTTTTATATTTACTAGTCCCTCTACACTTTTTCTTGGAGTAATGAGTACAGCAACTTCAGTTGGAATTACTGCAAGGATTCTCTCTGAGAGGAAGAAACTTGAAACTCCGGAAGGGGTTTCTATACTTTCAGCTGCAGTAGTAGATGATGTACTTGGAATAATATTTTTAGCGATAATACTTGGAGTTGTTAATTCATCTTCAAATTCAAATAAAATAGATTGGGTTAAAATATCTTTAGTTGGAATAAAAGCTATATCTGTTTGGCTTGGAGCGACATTTATTGGATTGCTCCTATCCCAAAAATTAAGTAAAACATTAAAATTATTTAAACATAAGGTATCAATTTCTATTATGGCACTGGGTTTATCTTTAATTGTTGCTGGTTTGTTTGAAGAAGCAGGACTTGCACTTATTATTGGTGCTTATGTTACAGGTATTTCACTTTCAAATACTGATATAAGTATATTGATAAGAGAAATGCTCCAACCAATATCTGAGTTCTTGATACCAATTTTTTTTTGTGTAATGGGAATGCTTGTTAATATAAAAGAAATGATAAATATTAATGTTTTAACTTTTGGAATTATTTTTCTAATATTAGCAATTTTAGGAAAAGTTATAGGTTGTGGATTTCCTTCATTATTTTTCAATTTTAATTTTATTGGAGCACTAAGGATTGGTTCAGGAATGATTCCTAGAGGAGAAGTAGCTTTAATAATAGCTGGTATAGGAATTGCATCAGGTTTTATAAGCCAAGAAATATTTGGGGTTTCTATTTTTATGACTTTATTTACTACAATGATTGCTCCAATTTTAATGCTAAAGTTATTTTTAAATCCAAAATCAGGTTATAAAGTTAATAAGACAGAGGAAGAGACATACAAAACTACAACTTATCAATTTCCAAATGAAGATATTACAAATCTAGTCCTTGGCTATATTCTTAAAATGTTTGAAGAAGAAGGTTTTTTTATTCATATTATTAATCAGGCAGAAGAAATATATAATGTTAGAAAAGATACAAGTTTTATTACAATTGAGAAAGAAGAGGATAGAATTATTTTAAGTTATTTTAATGATGATGATTTAAAACTAATAAATGCTATTTTCATAGAAGTAATTGCTAATGTTGAAAAAACTATAAAATCTTTACAAAAACCTATTGATACAAAAAAGGCAATAGAACAATTTATAGGTTCAGATAATATTGAAGATAAGATTCAGAATAAAAAATTTGCTTCTGAATATGCTTCCTATTTTTCAAAATTACTTATTATTCCAGATTTAAAAGCATCTACAAAGGAAGAAGTTATAAGAGAACTTGTGGATAGAATTATTTTATTTAATCCTGGATATGATAAAGATCTAATTATTAAAGACATAATTGAAAGAGAAAGGAGCATGAGTACTGGAATGCAATATGGAATAGCATTACCTCATGCTAAAACACAAGCAGTAGACAAATTAATATGTGCAGTAGGTATAAGCAAAAAAGGTATTGATTTTAACTCTCTTGATAAAAAACCATCTTACATTTTTTTTATGGTTTTATCTCCTAAAGGAGAAAATGTTTCCCATTTAAAATTTATGGCATATATTGCTTCAATTTTAACAGCAGAAAGAAGAGAAAAACTTATAAATGCAAAAACAATTGATGAAATATATAATATAATTATAGAATAA